Proteins encoded by one window of Lycium barbarum isolate Lr01 chromosome 11, ASM1917538v2, whole genome shotgun sequence:
- the LOC132619507 gene encoding uncharacterized protein LOC132619507: MLNHVYFAKKKQKRNIDEFHLTSCSVLTKTTYVLETPSFKPRNININLRSTQHSSVPYSSITISTFMFSSSNTVEMPMVPRFLHTQNRFKDLLLLFSTLVIFYLIFLLHHIHTPKTSFNPNPNFTKTPSIPTNLSLSHLFFSIAGSSSSFSQRLPYINIWYKPNITNTVIFLDNPISRTHILSPPILVSSNTSKFPYSFPSGRRSAIRIARIVKDTFDLVKNVNFSNTRWFIFGDDDTIFVVENLVSVLEKYDYEKWYYVGYNSESYEQNEKYSFDMAFGGGGFALSAPLAKVLSRVLDDCLMRYPHLYGSDSRVFACVVELGVCLTHEPGFHQVDVRGDLFGILSAHPLSPLLSLHHLDAVEPLFPGMTRIQAVDHLFKAIHADPARILQQTVCYDKSNSLTVSVAWGYAVQVFEGNELLPDLLSLQPTFRPWKRGKNVAAKYMFNTRVFPSDPCKRPVVFFLQNVLSSRDGLWTEYVRHDIGNCVRSNPTKKLVKIRVFSQKLAFDAEQLKAPRRPCCDISSPLNETMVIGIRQCGFDELISMKT; the protein is encoded by the exons ATGCT GAACCATGTGTATTTTgccaaaaagaaacaaaaaaggaATATAGATGAGTTTCACTTGACATCATGTTCAGTTCTCACCAAGACAACATACGTACTCGAAACACCATCGTTCAAACCCAGAAACATAAACATAAACCTGAGATCTACACAGCACAGTTCAGTTCCATACAGTTCAATCACTATCTCTACTTTCATGTTCAGTTCATCAAACACAGTAGAAATGCCAATGGTACCAAGATTCCTCCATACTCAAAACCGTTTCAAAGATCTCCTCTTACTTTTCTCCACACTTGTAATCTTCTACTTAATCTTCCTTCTTCACCATATCCACACCCCTAAAACATCCTTCAATCCAAATCCAAATTTCACCAAAACCCCTTCAATTCCCACTAATCTTTCACTTTCCCACCTCTTCTTTTCAAttgctggttcttcttcttctttctctcaaCGTCTCCCTTATATTAACATCTGGTACAAACCCAATATCACAAACACTGTTATTTTCTTAGATAACCCAATTTCAAGAACTCACATTTTATCTCCACCAATTCTTGTTTCTTCAAATACTTCTAAGTTTCCTTATTCTTTCCCTTCTGGTCGTAGGTCAGCTATTCGAATAGCTCGTATTGTTAAAGATACGTTTGATTTAGTTAAGAATGTGAATTTTAGTAATACCCGTTGGTTTATTTTTGGTGATGATGATACTATTTTTGTTGTAGAGAATTTGGTTAGTGTTTTGGAGAAATATGATTATGAGAAGTGGTATTATGTTGGGTATAATTCTGAGAGTTATGAGCAAAATGAGAAGTATTCGTTTGATATGGCGTTTGGGGGTGGTGGGTTTGCACTTAGTGCTCCATTGGCTAAGGTTTTAAGTAGGGTTTTGGATGATTGTTTGATGAGGTATCCTCATTTGTATGGAAGTGATTCCAGGGTTTTTGCTTGTGTTGTTGAGCTTGGAGTGTGTTTGACTCATGAACCTGGATTTCATCAG GTTGATGTTCGAGGAGATCTATTTGGTATCCTTTCCGCACATCCATTATCACCTCTGTTATCACTTCATCACTTGGACGCCGTGGAGCCACTTTTTCCTGGCATGACTAGGATTCAAGCCGTGGACCATCTTTTCAAAGCTATCCATGCTGATCCTGCTAGGATTTTGCAACAAACTGTGTGCTACGACAAGTCCAACTCTCTGACAGTTTCAGTTGCATGGGGTTATGCCGTTCAGGTGTTTGAAGGGAATGAACTTCTTCCAGATCTCCTCTCACTGCAGccaacatttagaccatggaaaaGGGGTAAAAATGTCGCTGCAAAATATATGTTCAACACTAGAGTCTTCCCCAGTGATCCATGCAAAAGACCTGTGGTCTTCTTCTTGCAAAATGTTCTTTCTAGTAGAGATGGATTATGGACTGAATATGTAAGACACGATATCGGGAACTGCGTAAGAAGTAATCCTACAAAAAAATTGGTCAAGATAAGAGTCTTCTCGCAGAAGTTAGCCTTTGATGCTGAGCAG TTGAAAGCACCTCGCCGACCATGCTGTGACATTTCGTCACCACTCAATGAGACGATGGTAATTGGTATTAGACAATGTGGGTTTGATGAGTTGATCTCAATGAAGACTTAG